Proteins co-encoded in one Papaver somniferum cultivar HN1 chromosome 5, ASM357369v1, whole genome shotgun sequence genomic window:
- the LOC113281895 gene encoding protein PHYLLO, chloroplastic-like isoform X1 — translation MEAGGDDDDEEEEDSELPVELSYTRTLPPALTFEHGIKKIKVEIDKLKLNSPSSRSGILRFQVAVPPSTKAWNWLCNQPQTPEVFPQFYLSKMDVDKEGVDLHLPNGLLGVSGVSAAAQFTCKTTDASKERSSIKRYLSVASPLIRAYGFVGIHFDTESYKMRRENGSSYYFIPQLELDEYGSTSLLAATLAWDYSSPRSFNEAMRSLELSLDQVVSGLSISDEICQNKFVSSGLTQANLVDDKMVCINVNSLVEEVTAANRLQLERAQSSSQFYFRLSPTIEFTGNMLDRPGERSYSLQKSANINAVWATLIIEECCRLGLTYFCIAPGSRSSPLAVSASTHPLTTCISCYDERSLAFHALGYAKGSTKPAVVITSSGTAVSNLFPAVVEASQNFVPLLLLTADRPPELLDAGANQAINQVNHFGSFVRYFFNLPPPTDDIPARMVLTTLDSAVHWATHAPYGPVHINCAFREPLENTPKQWRLSCLQGLDLWKSSTEPFTKYIEMHHSHPCIQMDEVVNLIQCANKGLLIIGALQTENEMWEALLLAKHLSWPIVADILSGLRFRKVLTSFPEIDEKLLFIDHLDHALLSDSVRSWAHADMIIQIGSRITSKRISKMIEACAPCPYIVVDKHPFRHDPSHIVTHRIQSSISAFADCLLNVDIPRMMTSKWKDCLQALNTMVAREIEFQIRSECSLTEPHVARIISEALPSDAALFIGNSMVVRDAEMYGCGWTKPAIDVETVRSDSELPCLGIQVAGNRGASGIDGLLSTAVGFAAGCNKRVFCVVGDISFLYDTNGLAILNHKSRRKPMTIVVTNNHGGAIFSLLPIANVTEPSVLNQFFYTSHNTSIGKLCEAHSVRHLQVRTKMELREALMIAEQEQTDCLIEVESSIEDNAKFHRTLSEYACQVADHTFHNLSRLSSLDHISSGFFLCRIHQVDYSLYRIQLSAPPTSTPLSDKSSVFHREGFLISLYLDDGTVGFGEIAPLEIHKESMLDVEEQLRFLLHTIKGVKISYLLPLLNGSFSSWIWEQFGIPPTSISPSVRCGLEMAILNAIAAREGCSFSDLLLSHESATPKSKLLETETTVNRMPRIHICALLDSSGTPEEVAHIAGKLVEEGFTTIKLKVARRGNPLEDGAVIQEVRKRVGDQIKLRVDANRKWTYEEACQFAATVKFCDLQYIEEPVQLEDDIIKFCEESSLPVAIDESVDNIQGDLLTGLEKFTHRGIVAVVIKPSVVGGFENAALIAKWAQQQNKMAVVSAAFESSLSLSTYAQFSHYLEVQNMEICRVKKNKELHEPIAHGLGTYKWLKEDVTSEPLKILGRPYSDTVAASLKDSAIALQKFKIDPKIVQRSYSGEQFKTYELKVDHENYSCSFKVHETGIETNNNVLVFLHGFLGTSGDWISIMKPFSSTARCISIDLPGHGGSKVHNHGNNKANQDSFISTEVISNLLSKLIHKLTNTRVVIIGYSMGARIALQMALRYNNQINGAVIISGSPGIKDGERRRSRRAQDDAKARFLTEHGLQFFLETWYTGALWKSLRDHPNFKQIISSRMQHDDVHSLARSLSDLSTGRQPSLWEELKHCKKPLLFVVGEKDKKFKKIAQEMCHEISLIPNNNSKETPQMVEVPDCGHAVHLENPLPLISTISQFWRKLD, via the exons atggaagctggtggtgatgatgatgatgaagaggaggaggaTTCTGAATTACCAGTAGAGCTTAGTTATACAAGAACATTACCTCCAGCTTTGACATTTGAACATGGAATTAAAAAGATTAAAGTTGAAATCgataaattgaaattgaactcACCTAGTTCTAGAAGCGGCATTTTGCGGTTTCAG GTTGCAGTCCCACCAAGCACAAAGGCATGGAATTGGTTGTGCAATCAACCTCAGACACCAGAAGTGTTTCCGCAGTTTTATCTTTCTAAGATGGATGTTGATAAAGAAGGTGTTGACTTGCATTTACCTAATGGATTGCTTGGAGTTTCCGGAGTCAGTGCTGCTGCTCAATTTACGTGTAAAACTACAGATGCCTCCAAAGAACGAAGCTCAATCAAAAG GTACCTTTCAGTTGCTTCACCCTTGATTAGAGCTTATGGATTCGTTGGCATACATTTCGACACAGAATCATATAAAATGAGGCGTGAGAATGGTTCGTCTTATTATTTCATCCCTCAG CTTGAGCTGGATGAATATGGCAGTACTTCACTCTTAGCAGCAACACTGGCCTGGGATTATTCTTCACCTCGTTCCTTCAACGAAGCCATGAGGTCTTTGGAGCTATCTCTTGACCAG GTGGTCAGTGGTTTATCAATTTCAGATGAGATCTGCCAGAATAAGTTTGTTAGCTCTGGTCTCACTCAGGCTAATCTGGTGGATGACAAAATG GTATGTATAAATGTTAATTCGCTAGTTGAAGAGGTTACTGCTGCTAACCGTTTGCAACTG GAAAGGGCTCAAAGTTCTTCTCAGTTTTATTTCAGGCTCTCACCAACCATTGAATTTACTGGTAACATG TTGGATCGTCCTGGTGAAAGGAGTTACTCATTGCAAAAGTCTGCCAACATCAATGCTGTGTGGGCAACACTTATTATTGAGGAATGCTGTAGACTTGGTTTGACG tatttttgcaTTGCTCCAGGATCAAGATCGTCTCCACTTGCAGTTTCTGCATCTACTCACCCCCTCACAACTTGTATTTCATGCTATGATGAACGCTCACTTGCTTTTCATGCTCTTGGCTATGCAAAAGGGTCTACCAAACCAGCAGTAGTAATAACGTCATCAGGCACTGCAGTCTCCAATCTTTTTCCAGCA GTTGTGGAGGCTAGTCAAAATTTTGTGCCACTTTTATTGCTCACAGCAGATCGTCCTCCAGAGCTGCTGGATGCTGGAGCAAACCAAGCCATCAATCAG GTCAACCATTTCGGTTCATTTGTGAGATATTTCTTCAACCTACCTCCTCCAACTGATGATATTCCTGCACGAATGGTTCTTACAACTCTTGACTCTGCTGTTCACTGGGCAACCCATGCACCATATGGTCCTGTTCATATTAACTGTGCTTTCAGAGAGCCATTAGAAAATACTCCAAAACAATGGAGGTTGAGCTGCTTGCAAGGATTAGACCTTTGGAAATCAAGTACTGAACCATTCACTAAATACATAGAGATGCATCATTCACATCCATGTATACAAATGGATGAGGTTGTAAACTTGATTCAATGCGCTAACAAAGGGCTGCTCATAATAGGAGCCCTTCAAACAGAGAATGAGATGTGGGAAGCTCTTCTCTTGGCTAAACACCTCTCCTGGCCTATTGTAGCTGACATCTTGTCGGGTCTACGATTTAGAAAAGTTTTGACTTCATTTCCTGAAATTGATGAAAAACTACTTTTTATAGATCATCTTGATCATGCTCTTCTCTCAGATTCAGTCAGAAGCTGGGCACATGCAGATATGATAATTCAG ATAGGTAGCAGGATAACGAGCAAACGCATAAGTAAGATGATAGAGGCCTGTGCTCCATGTCCATACATTGTGGTTGACAAGCATCCTTTTCGTCACGATCCTTCTCATATTGTAACTCATAGGATTCAAAGTTCGATAAGTGCATTTGCTGATTGTTTACTGAATGTTGACATTCCAAGGATGATGACCAGCAAATGGAAGGATTGTCTGCAAGCTTTGAATACAATG GTTGCTCGGGAAATTGAATTCCAAATACGTTCTGAATGCTCACTGACTGAACCTCATGTTGCACGCATAATTTCGGAAGCACTTCCAAGTGATGCTGCATTGTTTATCGGGAACAGCATGGTAGTTCGTGATGCAGAGATGTATGGGTGTGGTTGGACGAAACCTGCAATTGATGTTGAAACTGTTAGGTCAGATTCGGAGTTACCATGCCTCGGGATACAAGTGGCTGGGAATAGGGGAGCAAGTGGTATTGATGGATTACTTAGTACAGCTGTTGGTTTTGCAGCGGGATGCAATAAGCGA GTGTTTTGCGTTGTTGGGGACATTTCTTTCCTTTATGATACAAATGGATTGGCAATTTTGAATCATAA GTCAAGGAGAAAACCAATGACGATTGTTGTGACAAACAATCATGGCGGAGCAATTTTTAGTCTTCTTCCGATTGCAAATGTAACTGAACCAAGTGTACTAAACCAGTTCTTCTACACCTCCCATAACACGTCCATTGGCAAGCTGTGTGAAGCTCATAG CGTGAGGCATTTACAAGTGCGAACAAAAATGGAACTCCGAGAAGCTTTAATGATAGCAGAGCAGGAACAGACCGACTGCTTAATAGAAGTTGAAAGCAGCATCGAAGACAATGCTAAGTTTCACAG AACCTTGAGTGAATATGCTTGTCAAGTAGCAGATCATACCTTTCATAACCTATCAAGACTTTCATCTTTGGATCATATATCGAGTGGGTTCTTCCTTTGTAGGATCCACCAAGTGGATTATTCATTGTATAG GATTCAACTCTCTGCTCCACCTACTTCTACTCCCCTCAGCGATAAGTCCTCTGTATTTCATAGAGAAGGGTTCCTTATATCTTTGTATCTTGATGATGGAACTGTAGGTTTTGGTGAG ATTGCCCCTCTTGAGATCCACAAAGAAAGTATGTTAGATGTGGAGGAGCAACTACGGTTTCTTCTACACACGATCAAAGGAGTTAAGATTAGTTATCTCCTTCCTTTGCTCAACGGGTCATTCTCTTCCTGGATTTGGGAACAATTTGGTATTCCG CCAACCTCAATATCACCAAGTGTTAGATGTGGTTTGGAGATGGCAATCCTCAATGCAATAGCAGCAAGAGAAGGTTGTAGTTTTTCAGACTTGCTGCTCAGTCATGAATCTGCAACTCCCAAGTCAAAATTACTTGAAACAGAAACCACGGTTAATAGGATGCCAAGAATACATATATGTGCCCTTCTAGATTCTAGTGGGACGCCTGAGGAGGTGGCTCATATTGCCGGGAAACTAGTTGAAGAAGGATTTACCACTATAAAGCTGAAG GTTGCACGCAGAGGAAATCCCTTGGAGGATGGTGCTGTTATCCAAGAAGTGAGGAAAAGGGTTGGGGACCAGATCAAACTACGTGTAGATGCTAACCGAAAATGGACGTATGAAGAAGCGTGTCAGTTTGCAGCTACTGTGAAGTTTTGTGACCTGCAGTATATTGAG GAACCTGTGCAACTGGAAGATGATATTATCAAATTTTGTGAAGAAAGTAGTTTACCTGTAGCGATAGATGAATCTGTTGACAACATCCAAGGAGATCTTCTCACTGGGCTTGAAAAATTCACACACAGAGGAATAGTTGCTGTA GTTATTAAACCAAGTGTCGTTGGTGGATTTGAAAATGCAGCTTTGATTGCTAAGTGGGCTCAGCAGCAGAATAAGATGGCTGTTGTCAGTGCTGCATTTGAGAGCAGTCTCAGTTTATCTACATATGCTCAGTTTTCACATTATCTTGAAGTCCAAAATATGGAAATATGcagagtgaagaagaataaggaacTACATGAACCTATAGCCCATGGCCTTGGAACATATAAATGGCTCAAGGAAGATGTTACCAGTGAACCGCTAAAGATTCTTGGTCGTCCTTATAGTGACACAGTAGCTGCATCACTGAAAGATTCTGCAATTGCACTTCAAAAGTTCAAAATCGATCCTAAAATCGTTCAGCGTAGTTATAGTGGGGAGCAATTTAAAACGTATGAACTAAAGGTGGATCACGAGAATTACAGTTGTTCTTTCAAAGTTCATGAGACTGGAATAGAAACAAAT AACAATGTACTTGTCTTTCTGCATGGATTTCTAGGAACTAGTGGAGACTGGATTTCCATTATGAAACCATTTTCATCAACTGCAAGATGCATTTCAATCGACTTACCAGGCCATGGGGGATCAAAGGTTCATAATCACGGCAACAATAAGGCAAATCAAGACTCATTCATATCAACTGAagtaatttcaaatctattgtcCAAGCTAATTCACAAGTTGACCAATACTAGAGTGGTTATTATCGGATATTCAATGGGAGCAAGGATTGCATTACAAATGGCGCTGAGATACAATAATCAG ATCAATGGAGCTGTTATAATATCGGGAAGTCCTGGAATAAAGGATGGTGAAAGAAGGCGAAGCAGAAGGGCTCAGGATGATGCAAAGGCCCGATTCCTCACAGAACATGGTTTGCAGTTCTTCTTGGAAACCTGGTACACTGGGGCGTTGTGGAAGAG CTTAAGAGACCATCCAAACTTTAAGCAAATCATATCCAGCCGTATGCAGCATGATGATGTTCACTCTCTAGCAAGATCTCTATCCGATTTAAGCACTGGGAGGCAACC CTCCTTGTGGGAAGAGTTAAAGCACTGCAAGAAACCGCTGTTGTTTGTTGTTGGAGAAAAGGATAAAAAGTTCAAGAAAATTGCTCAAGAGATGTGCCACGAAATTAGCCTAATTCCAAATAACAACAGCAAAGAAACTCCACAAATGGTCGAGGTTCCTGATTGTGGTCATGCTGTTCATCTCGAGAATCCCCTTCCTCTTATCAGCACGATAAGCCAGTTTTGGAGAAAACTGGATTAG
- the LOC113281895 gene encoding protein PHYLLO, chloroplastic-like isoform X3, whose amino-acid sequence MLDRPGERSYSLQKSANINAVWATLIIEECCRLGLTYFCIAPGSRSSPLAVSASTHPLTTCISCYDERSLAFHALGYAKGSTKPAVVITSSGTAVSNLFPAVVEASQNFVPLLLLTADRPPELLDAGANQAINQVNHFGSFVRYFFNLPPPTDDIPARMVLTTLDSAVHWATHAPYGPVHINCAFREPLENTPKQWRLSCLQGLDLWKSSTEPFTKYIEMHHSHPCIQMDEVVNLIQCANKGLLIIGALQTENEMWEALLLAKHLSWPIVADILSGLRFRKVLTSFPEIDEKLLFIDHLDHALLSDSVRSWAHADMIIQIGSRITSKRISKMIEACAPCPYIVVDKHPFRHDPSHIVTHRIQSSISAFADCLLNVDIPRMMTSKWKDCLQALNTMVAREIEFQIRSECSLTEPHVARIISEALPSDAALFIGNSMVVRDAEMYGCGWTKPAIDVETVRSDSELPCLGIQVAGNRGASGIDGLLSTAVGFAAGCNKRVFCVVGDISFLYDTNGLAILNHKSRRKPMTIVVTNNHGGAIFSLLPIANVTEPSVLNQFFYTSHNTSIGKLCEAHSVRHLQVRTKMELREALMIAEQEQTDCLIEVESSIEDNAKFHRTLSEYACQVADHTFHNLSRLSSLDHISSGFFLCRIHQVDYSLYRIQLSAPPTSTPLSDKSSVFHREGFLISLYLDDGTVGFGEIAPLEIHKESMLDVEEQLRFLLHTIKGVKISYLLPLLNGSFSSWIWEQFGIPPTSISPSVRCGLEMAILNAIAAREGCSFSDLLLSHESATPKSKLLETETTVNRMPRIHICALLDSSGTPEEVAHIAGKLVEEGFTTIKLKVARRGNPLEDGAVIQEVRKRVGDQIKLRVDANRKWTYEEACQFAATVKFCDLQYIEEPVQLEDDIIKFCEESSLPVAIDESVDNIQGDLLTGLEKFTHRGIVAVVIKPSVVGGFENAALIAKWAQQQNKMAVVSAAFESSLSLSTYAQFSHYLEVQNMEICRVKKNKELHEPIAHGLGTYKWLKEDVTSEPLKILGRPYSDTVAASLKDSAIALQKFKIDPKIVQRSYSGEQFKTYELKVDHENYSCSFKVHETGIETNNNVLVFLHGFLGTSGDWISIMKPFSSTARCISIDLPGHGGSKVHNHGNNKANQDSFISTEVISNLLSKLIHKLTNTRVVIIGYSMGARIALQMALRYNNQINGAVIISGSPGIKDGERRRSRRAQDDAKARFLTEHGLQFFLETWYTGALWKSLRDHPNFKQIISSRMQHDDVHSLARSLSDLSTGRQPSLWEELKHCKKPLLFVVGEKDKKFKKIAQEMCHEISLIPNNNSKETPQMVEVPDCGHAVHLENPLPLISTISQFWRKLD is encoded by the exons ATG TTGGATCGTCCTGGTGAAAGGAGTTACTCATTGCAAAAGTCTGCCAACATCAATGCTGTGTGGGCAACACTTATTATTGAGGAATGCTGTAGACTTGGTTTGACG tatttttgcaTTGCTCCAGGATCAAGATCGTCTCCACTTGCAGTTTCTGCATCTACTCACCCCCTCACAACTTGTATTTCATGCTATGATGAACGCTCACTTGCTTTTCATGCTCTTGGCTATGCAAAAGGGTCTACCAAACCAGCAGTAGTAATAACGTCATCAGGCACTGCAGTCTCCAATCTTTTTCCAGCA GTTGTGGAGGCTAGTCAAAATTTTGTGCCACTTTTATTGCTCACAGCAGATCGTCCTCCAGAGCTGCTGGATGCTGGAGCAAACCAAGCCATCAATCAG GTCAACCATTTCGGTTCATTTGTGAGATATTTCTTCAACCTACCTCCTCCAACTGATGATATTCCTGCACGAATGGTTCTTACAACTCTTGACTCTGCTGTTCACTGGGCAACCCATGCACCATATGGTCCTGTTCATATTAACTGTGCTTTCAGAGAGCCATTAGAAAATACTCCAAAACAATGGAGGTTGAGCTGCTTGCAAGGATTAGACCTTTGGAAATCAAGTACTGAACCATTCACTAAATACATAGAGATGCATCATTCACATCCATGTATACAAATGGATGAGGTTGTAAACTTGATTCAATGCGCTAACAAAGGGCTGCTCATAATAGGAGCCCTTCAAACAGAGAATGAGATGTGGGAAGCTCTTCTCTTGGCTAAACACCTCTCCTGGCCTATTGTAGCTGACATCTTGTCGGGTCTACGATTTAGAAAAGTTTTGACTTCATTTCCTGAAATTGATGAAAAACTACTTTTTATAGATCATCTTGATCATGCTCTTCTCTCAGATTCAGTCAGAAGCTGGGCACATGCAGATATGATAATTCAG ATAGGTAGCAGGATAACGAGCAAACGCATAAGTAAGATGATAGAGGCCTGTGCTCCATGTCCATACATTGTGGTTGACAAGCATCCTTTTCGTCACGATCCTTCTCATATTGTAACTCATAGGATTCAAAGTTCGATAAGTGCATTTGCTGATTGTTTACTGAATGTTGACATTCCAAGGATGATGACCAGCAAATGGAAGGATTGTCTGCAAGCTTTGAATACAATG GTTGCTCGGGAAATTGAATTCCAAATACGTTCTGAATGCTCACTGACTGAACCTCATGTTGCACGCATAATTTCGGAAGCACTTCCAAGTGATGCTGCATTGTTTATCGGGAACAGCATGGTAGTTCGTGATGCAGAGATGTATGGGTGTGGTTGGACGAAACCTGCAATTGATGTTGAAACTGTTAGGTCAGATTCGGAGTTACCATGCCTCGGGATACAAGTGGCTGGGAATAGGGGAGCAAGTGGTATTGATGGATTACTTAGTACAGCTGTTGGTTTTGCAGCGGGATGCAATAAGCGA GTGTTTTGCGTTGTTGGGGACATTTCTTTCCTTTATGATACAAATGGATTGGCAATTTTGAATCATAA GTCAAGGAGAAAACCAATGACGATTGTTGTGACAAACAATCATGGCGGAGCAATTTTTAGTCTTCTTCCGATTGCAAATGTAACTGAACCAAGTGTACTAAACCAGTTCTTCTACACCTCCCATAACACGTCCATTGGCAAGCTGTGTGAAGCTCATAG CGTGAGGCATTTACAAGTGCGAACAAAAATGGAACTCCGAGAAGCTTTAATGATAGCAGAGCAGGAACAGACCGACTGCTTAATAGAAGTTGAAAGCAGCATCGAAGACAATGCTAAGTTTCACAG AACCTTGAGTGAATATGCTTGTCAAGTAGCAGATCATACCTTTCATAACCTATCAAGACTTTCATCTTTGGATCATATATCGAGTGGGTTCTTCCTTTGTAGGATCCACCAAGTGGATTATTCATTGTATAG GATTCAACTCTCTGCTCCACCTACTTCTACTCCCCTCAGCGATAAGTCCTCTGTATTTCATAGAGAAGGGTTCCTTATATCTTTGTATCTTGATGATGGAACTGTAGGTTTTGGTGAG ATTGCCCCTCTTGAGATCCACAAAGAAAGTATGTTAGATGTGGAGGAGCAACTACGGTTTCTTCTACACACGATCAAAGGAGTTAAGATTAGTTATCTCCTTCCTTTGCTCAACGGGTCATTCTCTTCCTGGATTTGGGAACAATTTGGTATTCCG CCAACCTCAATATCACCAAGTGTTAGATGTGGTTTGGAGATGGCAATCCTCAATGCAATAGCAGCAAGAGAAGGTTGTAGTTTTTCAGACTTGCTGCTCAGTCATGAATCTGCAACTCCCAAGTCAAAATTACTTGAAACAGAAACCACGGTTAATAGGATGCCAAGAATACATATATGTGCCCTTCTAGATTCTAGTGGGACGCCTGAGGAGGTGGCTCATATTGCCGGGAAACTAGTTGAAGAAGGATTTACCACTATAAAGCTGAAG GTTGCACGCAGAGGAAATCCCTTGGAGGATGGTGCTGTTATCCAAGAAGTGAGGAAAAGGGTTGGGGACCAGATCAAACTACGTGTAGATGCTAACCGAAAATGGACGTATGAAGAAGCGTGTCAGTTTGCAGCTACTGTGAAGTTTTGTGACCTGCAGTATATTGAG GAACCTGTGCAACTGGAAGATGATATTATCAAATTTTGTGAAGAAAGTAGTTTACCTGTAGCGATAGATGAATCTGTTGACAACATCCAAGGAGATCTTCTCACTGGGCTTGAAAAATTCACACACAGAGGAATAGTTGCTGTA GTTATTAAACCAAGTGTCGTTGGTGGATTTGAAAATGCAGCTTTGATTGCTAAGTGGGCTCAGCAGCAGAATAAGATGGCTGTTGTCAGTGCTGCATTTGAGAGCAGTCTCAGTTTATCTACATATGCTCAGTTTTCACATTATCTTGAAGTCCAAAATATGGAAATATGcagagtgaagaagaataaggaacTACATGAACCTATAGCCCATGGCCTTGGAACATATAAATGGCTCAAGGAAGATGTTACCAGTGAACCGCTAAAGATTCTTGGTCGTCCTTATAGTGACACAGTAGCTGCATCACTGAAAGATTCTGCAATTGCACTTCAAAAGTTCAAAATCGATCCTAAAATCGTTCAGCGTAGTTATAGTGGGGAGCAATTTAAAACGTATGAACTAAAGGTGGATCACGAGAATTACAGTTGTTCTTTCAAAGTTCATGAGACTGGAATAGAAACAAAT AACAATGTACTTGTCTTTCTGCATGGATTTCTAGGAACTAGTGGAGACTGGATTTCCATTATGAAACCATTTTCATCAACTGCAAGATGCATTTCAATCGACTTACCAGGCCATGGGGGATCAAAGGTTCATAATCACGGCAACAATAAGGCAAATCAAGACTCATTCATATCAACTGAagtaatttcaaatctattgtcCAAGCTAATTCACAAGTTGACCAATACTAGAGTGGTTATTATCGGATATTCAATGGGAGCAAGGATTGCATTACAAATGGCGCTGAGATACAATAATCAG ATCAATGGAGCTGTTATAATATCGGGAAGTCCTGGAATAAAGGATGGTGAAAGAAGGCGAAGCAGAAGGGCTCAGGATGATGCAAAGGCCCGATTCCTCACAGAACATGGTTTGCAGTTCTTCTTGGAAACCTGGTACACTGGGGCGTTGTGGAAGAG CTTAAGAGACCATCCAAACTTTAAGCAAATCATATCCAGCCGTATGCAGCATGATGATGTTCACTCTCTAGCAAGATCTCTATCCGATTTAAGCACTGGGAGGCAACC CTCCTTGTGGGAAGAGTTAAAGCACTGCAAGAAACCGCTGTTGTTTGTTGTTGGAGAAAAGGATAAAAAGTTCAAGAAAATTGCTCAAGAGATGTGCCACGAAATTAGCCTAATTCCAAATAACAACAGCAAAGAAACTCCACAAATGGTCGAGGTTCCTGATTGTGGTCATGCTGTTCATCTCGAGAATCCCCTTCCTCTTATCAGCACGATAAGCCAGTTTTGGAGAAAACTGGATTAG